In Oncorhynchus mykiss isolate Arlee chromosome 1, USDA_OmykA_1.1, whole genome shotgun sequence, the following proteins share a genomic window:
- the armc10 gene encoding armadillo repeat-containing protein 10 isoform X2 has translation MLLSLLQGSPNPSDRAQILITLGNTAAFTVNQDLIREFGGLHVIAGFLSDPVPEVRVQTLNALNNLSMNLRNQEQLKVYVAQVLELIEMSPVNSDLQMAALRLLTNLSVTDDHHQLLRGSITLLLSLLVVSNQVLQIQVLKVLVNLSSNPDMMDDIVQAQAPAAVVLLFDVRTSSAVLLRLLMFAGNLKAWRPSAQVAEALRRRQDGLYRVLLDESSQLQSKLIQLLSHPDGEVRAQVARVLL, from the exons ATGCTCCTGTCACTTCTTCAGGGCAGCCCCAACCCCTCTGACAGAGCCCAGATCCTCATCACTTTAGGAAATACTGCTGCCTTCACTGTAAACCAG gaTCTCATCCGTGAGTTTGGGGGCCTTCACGTCATAGCTGGCTTCCTGTCAGATCCTGTGCCAGAAGTCAGAGTGCAGACTCTAAATGCCTTGAATAACCTGAGCATGAACCTTAGGAATCAAGAGCAACTGAAG GTGTACGTGGCCCAGGTGCTGGAACTAATCGAGATGTCTCCGGTGAACTCTGACCTCCAGATGGCTGCCCTCCGGCTGCTGACCAACCTGTCCGTCACAGATGACCACCACCAGCTACTCAGGGGGTCCAtcaccctcctcctttctctgctCGTTGTTAGCAATCAAGTGTTACAG ATCCAAGTTTTAAAAGTGCTTGTGAATTTATCCTCCAATCCTGATATGATGGATGACATAGTGCAAGCTCAG GCTCCAGCCGCTGTGGTGCTGCTGTTTGACGTGCGGACCAGCTCGGCGGTTCTCCTGCGGCTGCTGATGTTTGCAGGGAACTTGAAGGCCTGGAGGCCTTCTGCCCAGGTGGCGGAGGctctgaggaggagacaggatgGCCTGTACCGGGTCCTGCTGGATGAGTCCTCCCAGCTGCAAAGCAAACTGATCCAGCTTCTCTCTCACCCCGACGGCGAGGTCCGAGCCCAGGTGGCCCGTGTCCTCTTGTAG
- the armc10 gene encoding armadillo repeat-containing protein 10 isoform X1, which translates to MGDGSVIPKFGSMKALLGIVAGAGASYGIYKLLSVTSFKENKKSAYSESHGPKNNSPGGIVLQPGSLLAKVSGLDVVRGGESQAVDVASSDIISRSPGSLEPQHLKMLLSLLQGSPNPSDRAQILITLGNTAAFTVNQDLIREFGGLHVIAGFLSDPVPEVRVQTLNALNNLSMNLRNQEQLKVYVAQVLELIEMSPVNSDLQMAALRLLTNLSVTDDHHQLLRGSITLLLSLLVVSNQVLQIQVLKVLVNLSSNPDMMDDIVQAQAPAAVVLLFDVRTSSAVLLRLLMFAGNLKAWRPSAQVAEALRRRQDGLYRVLLDESSQLQSKLIQLLSHPDGEVRAQVARVLL; encoded by the exons ATGGGCGATGGCAGTGTCATACCCAAGTTCGGTAGTATGAAGGCTTTGCTTGGGATAGTCGCCGGGGCTGGAGCCTCCTACGGGATTTATAAACTTCTCAGTGTAACTAGCTTCAAGGAAAATAAAAAAAGTGCCTACAGCGAAAGTCATGGCCCCAAGAATAACTCACCCGGTGGTATAGTTCTGCAGCCAGGGAGCTTGTTAGCTAAGGTGTCCGGGTTGGATGTGGTTCGTGGAGGCGAAAGTCAGGCCGTGGATGTTGCATCAA GTGACATCATCTCTAGATCACCTGGAAGCCTGGAGCCACAACACCTGAAGATGCTCCTGTCACTTCTTCAGGGCAGCCCCAACCCCTCTGACAGAGCCCAGATCCTCATCACTTTAGGAAATACTGCTGCCTTCACTGTAAACCAG gaTCTCATCCGTGAGTTTGGGGGCCTTCACGTCATAGCTGGCTTCCTGTCAGATCCTGTGCCAGAAGTCAGAGTGCAGACTCTAAATGCCTTGAATAACCTGAGCATGAACCTTAGGAATCAAGAGCAACTGAAG GTGTACGTGGCCCAGGTGCTGGAACTAATCGAGATGTCTCCGGTGAACTCTGACCTCCAGATGGCTGCCCTCCGGCTGCTGACCAACCTGTCCGTCACAGATGACCACCACCAGCTACTCAGGGGGTCCAtcaccctcctcctttctctgctCGTTGTTAGCAATCAAGTGTTACAG ATCCAAGTTTTAAAAGTGCTTGTGAATTTATCCTCCAATCCTGATATGATGGATGACATAGTGCAAGCTCAG GCTCCAGCCGCTGTGGTGCTGCTGTTTGACGTGCGGACCAGCTCGGCGGTTCTCCTGCGGCTGCTGATGTTTGCAGGGAACTTGAAGGCCTGGAGGCCTTCTGCCCAGGTGGCGGAGGctctgaggaggagacaggatgGCCTGTACCGGGTCCTGCTGGATGAGTCCTCCCAGCTGCAAAGCAAACTGATCCAGCTTCTCTCTCACCCCGACGGCGAGGTCCGAGCCCAGGTGGCCCGTGTCCTCTTGTAG